Proteins encoded in a region of the Flavobacteriaceae bacterium HL-DH10 genome:
- a CDS encoding protein-L-isoaspartate(D-aspartate) O-methyltransferase gives MKDTFKHKGLRQQLVNVLKKKGIANIAVLNAIGKIPRHLFMDSGFLDHAYQDKAFPISADQTISQPYTVAFQSELLEVKKDDKILEIGTGSGYQTAVLCELGAKVFSIERQQELFKKTSKFLPNLGYRAKKLIFGDGYKGLPEEAPFDSIIVTAGAPFVPKPLLSQLKIGGRLVIPVGDDVQIMTLFIRKGAKEFEQEEFGEFRFVPLLEDKN, from the coding sequence TTGAAAGACACTTTTAAGCACAAGGGATTAAGACAACAATTAGTTAACGTATTAAAAAAGAAAGGTATAGCCAATATAGCCGTTTTAAATGCCATTGGTAAAATACCGAGACATTTGTTTATGGATTCGGGCTTTTTAGACCATGCTTATCAGGATAAGGCGTTTCCTATCTCGGCAGACCAAACGATTTCACAACCTTATACTGTTGCATTTCAAAGTGAATTGTTAGAAGTGAAAAAAGACGATAAAATTCTTGAAATTGGTACAGGAAGTGGTTACCAAACGGCTGTTTTATGTGAGTTAGGAGCTAAAGTATTTAGTATTGAGCGCCAGCAAGAATTATTTAAAAAGACGAGTAAATTTTTACCTAATCTTGGTTATCGGGCTAAGAAACTTATTTTTGGTGACGGTTATAAAGGGTTGCCAGAAGAAGCGCCTTTTGATAGTATTATTGTTACAGCAGGTGCGCCTTTTGTACCTAAACCATTGCTGAGTCAGTTAAAAATAGGAGGAAGACTTGTTATTCCTGTGGGTGATGATGTTCAAATTATGACACTTTTTATTAGAAAAGGAGCTAAAGAATTTGAACAGGAAGAATTTGGTGAATTCAGATTTGTGCCTTTGTTAGAGGATAAGAATTGA
- the smpB gene encoding SsrA-binding protein SmpB — MQKNINIQNKKARFLYEILDKYTAGIVLTGTEIKSIRSSRASIAESFCEFNERGELFVINMTIEEYAFGNYYNHRPKAERKLLLNKKELKKLLKEVQNTGLTIVPLRLFINDKGYAKMVIALAKGKKLYDKRESIKDRDNKRDLDRIKKIYK; from the coding sequence ATGCAAAAAAACATAAACATACAAAACAAAAAAGCCCGCTTTCTATATGAAATATTAGATAAGTATACGGCTGGTATTGTATTAACAGGAACCGAAATAAAATCGATACGAAGCAGTAGAGCTAGTATTGCTGAAAGTTTTTGTGAGTTTAACGAACGTGGTGAACTTTTTGTTATTAATATGACTATTGAAGAGTATGCATTTGGTAATTACTACAACCACAGACCAAAAGCAGAACGTAAACTCCTTTTAAATAAAAAAGAATTAAAAAAATTACTTAAAGAAGTTCAAAATACAGGACTTACCATTGTGCCTTTACGCTTATTTATTAATGATAAAGGCTATGCTAAAATGGTAATTGCTCTAGCAAAAGGGAAAAAACTCTATGATAAGCGAGAAAGTATTAAGGATCGTGATAACAAACGTGATTTAGATAGAATTAAGAAAATTTATAAGTAG
- a CDS encoding S41 family peptidase, translating to MKTLFCSILILILLVSCNSVKKYNEQTSSLHAVEDLRSDVDKVYNQLKRHHPKLYQYTSKEDLDFKFDSLKTSIKSPINSREFYKKLSPVVRFVRQGHISVGSVNKRFTRKERKLLKKKKFQFYDLDFEYLNQKLWVTNVREEDSTLVGCEVFKIEDDLATDLVKLYKKRFASDGYNQTLYNRYVGKGFPYFYYKDKGFLDSLTLTFKLKDSLFNRTFKRIPKDKEQVKLAKKRKLTKTEKKNNRIAAKEKNKNDRKYGFIKKDKSYTRNFKFLEVDPTVGYMKIKAFGNRNYKKFYKESFAKLDSAKTKNLILDLRDNVGGRISEVDYLYAYLTDKNYKLIEESEVANRLPYLSFLMSDASPNALKIVSGLFSPFIVIHNLIKTKKRDGRFYYNLRFSKEKAPKSMHYSGNLYVLINGNSFSASSLISTHLKTNKRVVFVGEETGGAYNGCVAGIYKIYEMPTSKLKIRMGLMQVETSYKQNPDGYGVKPDVKILPTIKDRNLKKDPELEWVLANIKKKKNS from the coding sequence ATGAAGACACTGTTTTGTTCTATACTTATTTTAATACTCCTAGTCTCATGTAATAGCGTTAAAAAATATAATGAACAAACTAGTAGTTTACATGCTGTTGAAGATTTACGCAGTGATGTTGATAAAGTTTACAATCAATTAAAACGACATCATCCAAAACTATATCAATACACATCTAAAGAAGATTTGGATTTTAAATTTGATAGTCTTAAAACTTCAATAAAATCACCAATAAATTCACGTGAGTTCTATAAAAAGCTATCACCTGTGGTAAGGTTTGTAAGACAGGGGCATATCTCGGTAGGATCTGTTAATAAACGATTTACTAGAAAAGAACGTAAACTATTAAAAAAGAAGAAATTTCAATTTTACGATTTAGATTTTGAATATTTAAACCAGAAACTTTGGGTGACTAATGTTAGAGAAGAAGATTCAACTCTAGTAGGGTGTGAGGTTTTTAAAATAGAAGATGATTTGGCTACTGATTTAGTGAAACTATATAAGAAACGTTTTGCTTCCGATGGATATAACCAAACACTATACAATAGATATGTAGGCAAAGGGTTTCCGTATTTTTATTATAAAGATAAAGGCTTTTTAGATAGTTTAACTCTAACATTTAAATTGAAAGATTCTTTATTTAATAGAACTTTTAAGCGTATTCCAAAAGATAAAGAGCAGGTTAAATTAGCAAAGAAGCGCAAACTAACTAAAACAGAGAAAAAGAATAATCGCATTGCAGCTAAAGAAAAAAATAAGAATGATAGAAAGTATGGTTTTATAAAAAAAGATAAAAGTTATACAAGAAACTTCAAGTTTTTAGAGGTAGATCCTACTGTGGGTTATATGAAGATTAAAGCTTTTGGTAATAGAAATTATAAAAAGTTTTATAAAGAAAGTTTTGCCAAATTAGATTCGGCTAAAACAAAAAATCTCATTCTCGATTTGAGAGATAATGTAGGTGGGAGAATTTCTGAAGTAGATTATTTATATGCTTATTTAACAGATAAGAATTATAAACTTATTGAAGAAAGCGAAGTGGCCAATAGATTACCATATTTAAGTTTTTTAATGAGTGATGCAAGTCCAAATGCATTAAAAATTGTTTCAGGACTATTCTCGCCATTTATTGTTATTCATAATTTAATTAAAACAAAAAAACGTGATGGGAGATTCTATTATAACCTTAGATTCTCAAAAGAGAAAGCACCTAAATCAATGCATTATAGCGGAAATTTATATGTACTCATTAACGGAAATTCTTTTTCGGCATCATCTCTCATTTCAACACATCTCAAAACAAACAAAAGAGTGGTTTTTGTTGGTGAAGAAACAGGAGGTGCATATAATGGATGTGTGGCTGGTATTTATAAAATTTATGAAATGCCAACATCAAAACTTAAAATTAGAATGGGGTTAATGCAAGTAGAAACCTCCTATAAACAAAACCCAGATGGTTATGGTGTAAAGCCAGATGTTAAAATATTACCAACAATTAAAGATAGAAATTTGAAAAAAGACCCAGAACTAGAATGGGTTTTAGCAAACATTAAGAAAAAGAAGAATTCGTAA
- a CDS encoding pyridoxamine 5'-phosphate oxidase family protein, with protein MGKQFSKISLELQDFIKEQNIFFVGTAAQDGRVNISPKGHDSLRVLNPNKLVWLNLTGSGNETAAHLLKNDRMTVMFCAFEGKPLILRLYGNAKIYHERDAEFHQYIDLFEQNTGSRQIIELDIDLVQTSCGYSVPFMDFKEERGMLNSWSEKQGKEKIKTYWQEKNTKSIDGFETNIISS; from the coding sequence ATGGGAAAGCAGTTTTCAAAAATCAGTCTAGAATTACAAGACTTCATCAAAGAACAAAACATTTTTTTTGTGGGTACAGCTGCTCAAGATGGCCGCGTTAATATTTCACCAAAAGGACATGATAGCCTTCGGGTTTTAAATCCCAATAAATTGGTTTGGTTAAACCTTACTGGGAGTGGTAACGAAACTGCTGCACATCTTTTAAAAAATGATAGAATGACTGTTATGTTTTGTGCTTTTGAAGGCAAACCTCTTATTTTAAGACTTTACGGAAATGCTAAAATATATCACGAAAGGGATGCCGAATTTCATCAGTATATTGATTTATTCGAACAAAATACAGGCTCAAGACAAATTATAGAATTAGATATTGATTTAGTGCAAACCTCTTGTGGCTACTCAGTGCCTTTTATGGATTTTAAAGAAGAACGCGGCATGCTAAATTCTTGGTCTGAAAAACAAGGTAAAGAAAAAATAAAAACGTATTGGCAGGAAAAAAACACAAAAAGTATTGATGGTTTTGAAACTAATATCATCTCCAGCTAA
- a CDS encoding 3-hydroxybutyryl-CoA dehydrogenase, with translation MKNIAVIGAGTMGNGIAHTFAQTGFKVNLIDINEASLKKGIVTISKNLDRMVAKEKITELEKAKTLSNITSYTSIEEGVKSSDLVVEAATENLDLKLSIFKQLDAACSKNTILATNTSSISITQIAAVTSRPDKVIGMHFMNPVPIMTLVEIIRGYNTSNEVTKIIMDLSKALGKEPVEVNDYPGFVANRILMPMLNESIETLYNGVAGVHEIDTVMKLGMAHPMGPLQLADFIGLDVCLSILNVMYNGFKNPKYAPCPLLVNMVNAGKLGVKSGEGFYDYSESRKAEKIAKQFI, from the coding sequence ATGAAAAACATAGCAGTAATAGGCGCAGGCACCATGGGAAATGGGATTGCACATACCTTTGCCCAAACAGGATTTAAAGTAAACCTTATTGATATTAATGAAGCTTCTCTAAAAAAAGGCATCGTAACCATTTCTAAAAATCTTGATAGGATGGTTGCTAAAGAAAAAATTACCGAACTTGAAAAAGCTAAAACACTTTCAAACATCACAAGTTATACATCTATAGAAGAAGGTGTTAAATCTTCCGATTTAGTGGTAGAAGCAGCCACAGAAAACTTAGATTTAAAGCTCAGTATTTTTAAACAATTAGATGCGGCTTGTAGTAAAAACACCATTCTTGCAACAAACACGTCTTCAATATCTATCACTCAAATAGCAGCAGTAACATCAAGACCAGACAAAGTCATTGGGATGCATTTTATGAACCCAGTGCCTATTATGACTTTGGTTGAAATAATTCGTGGTTATAATACTAGCAATGAAGTAACAAAAATTATCATGGATCTTTCTAAAGCACTTGGAAAAGAACCCGTAGAAGTTAATGACTACCCAGGATTTGTAGCTAATAGAATTTTAATGCCGATGCTTAACGAATCTATTGAAACGTTATACAATGGTGTTGCTGGTGTACACGAAATTGATACGGTTATGAAACTTGGTATGGCACATCCTATGGGACCTTTACAATTAGCAGATTTTATTGGATTAGATGTTTGTTTATCTATCCTTAATGTAATGTACAATGGGTTTAAAAACCCTAAATACGCACCTTGCCCGTTATTAGTAAACATGGTAAATGCTGGTAAATTGGGTGTAAAATCTGGTGAAGG
- the lpdA gene encoding dihydrolipoyl dehydrogenase, which produces MNSYDVAVIGSGPGGYVAAIRCAQLGMKTAIIEKYNTLGGTCLNVGCIPSKALLDSSHHYEDAIKHFEEHGIEIPGDIKVNLEKMIARKQAVVDQTTGGIDFLMKKNNIDVYQGLGSFKDATHITISGDETTEIEAKNTIIATGSKPSNLPFIKLDKERVITSTEALKLKEIPKHLIVIGGGVIGLELGQVYKRLGAEVSVVEFMDRIIPTMDSGLSKELNKVLKKQKFKINISHKVKSVERVGDEVIVKADNKKGEEVEFKGDYCLVSVGRRPYTDGLNAEAAGVKLTDRGQVEVNDHLQTSASNIYAIGDVVKGAMLAHKAEEEGVFVAETIAGQKPHIDYNLIPGVVYTWPEVAAVGKTEEQLKEAGIAYKTGQFPMRALGRSRASMDLDGFVKILADKTTDEILGVHMVGARAADMIAEAVVAMEYRASAEDVSRMSHAHPTFTEAIKEAALAATDDRALHI; this is translated from the coding sequence ATGAATTCATACGATGTAGCCGTTATAGGCTCAGGTCCTGGAGGATATGTTGCAGCTATACGTTGCGCACAATTAGGCATGAAAACTGCCATTATTGAAAAATATAATACACTAGGTGGTACTTGCCTAAATGTAGGTTGTATACCAAGTAAAGCGCTTTTAGATTCGTCACATCATTACGAAGATGCTATAAAACATTTTGAAGAGCATGGAATTGAAATTCCTGGCGATATTAAAGTGAATTTAGAAAAAATGATAGCTCGTAAACAAGCTGTTGTAGATCAAACTACAGGTGGGATTGATTTTTTAATGAAGAAAAATAACATTGATGTTTATCAAGGTTTAGGAAGCTTTAAAGATGCAACCCATATTACAATTTCTGGCGACGAAACGACTGAGATTGAAGCAAAAAACACCATTATTGCTACCGGTAGTAAGCCGTCAAACTTACCGTTTATAAAATTAGATAAAGAGCGAGTTATTACATCTACCGAAGCTTTGAAACTAAAAGAAATTCCAAAACATTTAATTGTTATTGGTGGTGGTGTTATTGGTTTAGAATTAGGACAAGTTTATAAAAGATTAGGTGCAGAGGTATCAGTTGTTGAGTTTATGGACCGTATTATTCCAACTATGGATTCTGGTCTTTCTAAAGAGCTTAATAAAGTTTTAAAGAAACAAAAATTCAAAATTAATATTTCTCATAAAGTAAAATCTGTAGAGCGTGTTGGCGATGAAGTTATTGTGAAAGCAGACAATAAAAAAGGTGAAGAAGTAGAGTTTAAAGGCGACTATTGTTTAGTGTCTGTTGGCCGTCGTCCATATACCGATGGTTTAAATGCAGAAGCTGCAGGGGTAAAACTAACCGATAGAGGTCAAGTTGAGGTTAACGATCATTTACAAACAAGTGCATCAAATATTTATGCTATTGGCGATGTTGTAAAAGGCGCTATGTTAGCTCATAAAGCTGAAGAAGAAGGCGTTTTTGTTGCTGAAACTATTGCAGGTCAAAAACCACATATCGATTATAATTTAATTCCAGGTGTTGTTTATACATGGCCAGAAGTTGCTGCGGTTGGTAAAACCGAAGAGCAATTAAAAGAAGCGGGAATAGCTTATAAAACAGGTCAGTTTCCAATGCGTGCTTTAGGTCGAAGTCGTGCTAGTATGGATTTAGATGGTTTTGTAAAGATTTTAGCAGATAAAACTACCGATGAAATTTTAGGCGTGCATATGGTTGGTGCTCGTGCTGCCGATATGATTGCCGAAGCTGTTGTAGCTATGGAATATAGAGCATCTGCTGAAGATGTATCTCGTATGTCACATGCGCATCCAACATTTACCGAAGCTATTAAAGAAGCTGCTTTAGCGGCTACGGATGATAGAGCGTTACATATTTAA
- a CDS encoding Gfo/Idh/MocA family oxidoreductase — MLKVGVLGAGHLGKIHLRLLNQSEKYNLVGFYDADEANGKKVEAEFGYTFFDSIESLIDAVDVVDIVTPTLSHYDCAKQAIAKGKHIFIEKPITNTVEEAEHIRQLLAEHNLRGQVGHVERFNPAFLAVRDEIKSPMFIETHRLAEFNPRGTDVPVVLDLMIHDIDIILSIVKSKVKNISASGVSVISDTPDIANARLEFENGCVANLTASRISLKRMRKARFFQKDAYISVDFLEKKCEVVKMKDAPENPGDFDMVLQNAEGVKKQIYFDNPKVADNNSILDELETFADAINNNTTPIVTLHDGTEALRVATQIINCF; from the coding sequence ATGCTAAAAGTTGGTGTACTTGGTGCTGGCCACCTAGGAAAAATTCATTTAAGACTTCTTAACCAATCTGAAAAATACAACCTTGTTGGGTTTTATGATGCTGATGAAGCAAATGGTAAAAAAGTAGAAGCCGAATTTGGATATACATTTTTCGATTCTATTGAATCCCTTATCGATGCTGTTGATGTGGTAGATATCGTAACTCCTACCTTATCTCATTATGATTGTGCAAAACAAGCCATAGCAAAAGGCAAGCACATTTTTATTGAAAAACCTATTACTAATACGGTAGAAGAAGCTGAACATATTAGGCAACTCTTAGCAGAACATAATTTACGCGGACAAGTAGGACATGTTGAACGGTTTAACCCCGCATTTTTAGCCGTTAGAGACGAAATTAAATCTCCAATGTTTATTGAAACACACCGATTAGCAGAGTTTAATCCTAGAGGTACCGATGTTCCTGTCGTTTTAGATTTAATGATTCACGATATAGATATTATTTTAAGCATCGTAAAATCTAAAGTCAAAAATATTTCGGCAAGTGGTGTCTCAGTTATAAGTGACACACCCGATATTGCCAATGCGCGATTAGAATTTGAAAACGGCTGTGTTGCCAATTTAACAGCAAGTAGAATTTCTCTTAAAAGAATGCGTAAGGCACGCTTCTTTCAAAAAGACGCTTATATCTCAGTCGATTTTCTTGAAAAGAAATGTGAAGTCGTTAAAATGAAAGATGCACCCGAAAACCCAGGTGATTTTGATATGGTATTACAAAATGCCGAAGGTGTTAAAAAACAAATCTATTTTGACAACCCAAAAGTAGCAGATAATAATTCTATTTTAGATGAATTAGAAACTTTTGCAGACGCTATTAACAATAACACAACACCAATTGTTACTTTGCATGATGGCACCGAAGCTTTACGTGTTGCTACACAAATTATTAATTGTTTTTGA